Genomic window (Xenopus laevis strain J_2021 chromosome 3S, Xenopus_laevis_v10.1, whole genome shotgun sequence):
ATCTCTCCTTGGAGGAGCACAGGACTGCTCTTGCTAGCTGTAAGACTTTGTATGTGTTCTATAACAGTAATTAATCTGTCCTTGTTCACAGGGGTTTTGGTGCCCCGGCTTCAGTAAGGTCATGTTTACCTTAGGGCTTTTAAACTTTTGCAATACTGATGCCGTAAGTCCTCAGACATATCCATCCCCTGTTTTATGTGGAGCCCAAAGAGGATgatctatggcagtgatccccaaccagtagctcatgagcaacatgttgctctccaaccccttggacgttgctctcagtggccttaaagtaggtgcttatttttgaattccaggtatggaggcaagttttggttgcataaaacccaggtgcactgccaaacagagcctcaatgtaagttgacaacccacatagaggctactaaatggccaatgacagcacttatttggcatttttcatgctagtgttgctccctgtcaccttttacttctgaatgttgctcacgggttcaaaaggttggggatccctgatctatggGTTCCCTACACTTTTATAGACCAAGGAACCAGGGAATATTCACAATATACCTAGACTGGGAATACTTCCCTCTTACAGGGTATAGGTTGAGTCCATGGGAGTTCCTGAAATGTAGGTGAAGTTAACTCTTTCACATCCCCTACAAATAAATGTAACCTTATGAAAAAGAACTGAGAGCCAAGGATCCAGGGAGGAACACTATAGACTGTCATAGGGCCACCAAGAAAACACTTTAACTGCTTCTGAGCAACAGATTAAGGCCACGGAATCTGTGACCAGAAATGCCTTACCATGGCCTTTGTATATCCACACTGATACTGTAGAGACATATGAGGATTTAAGAATCTGCAGCCTATGTAGGCCAGTGATCCAGTAGCTATAAATATAGTTGGACCTGGTAAAAGCTTTGGCCCCCTTGTGgatatttaaaagaaattcagaattattattataaggtGCAGCACTAAACTGGTCTTTATACTATGAAAATCAACCATCACAATTAAAAGTAGGTAAAAAACTACACAAGATGAGTAAGAACAATGAATGAGTAATTAGTTGTCAGATGTTCTATAAACAAGGCCTTTAATAACAGACAATTAAAGTTCCATTGTATGAagcctgtgccagcagcattaCACAATTAAAGCCATGTTaatcatataaaaatattaaacgcAGATAAACACAAATATTAACAAATACACCAGAATACACACAATTCCTCACCAATTTCTCACTAGGCTGAGATTATATAGAGAAGTAAGAATAAAAAGAATTAGCATAAGGACAATTCCCTTTCTTCATCTAGCCCTTCTGTGATTTTGCCTATACTGGGATAATTAAAGGTATCACTCTGATAAAATTACCATTGCAAAGTACACGTCTCAAATTTGTACATACCTGAATTATTGTTCAACAAGGTCCTTATTTGCTAATAAGCATTGTGAAAAGATGCATTATTGGTCCTTCAAGCTGAGTACTTTCTTGTAAGCCATAATTGCCCAATAATTCTCACTTTCTTTCAGATATTCAGGAAAATAGCAGAAAAAGAcactaatgtaaaaaaacaaaaacttgaaccATAAAGATCATCTTTTATGTTTGTGCAGCAGGAAAAAGAGTTGTGGCCCCAAGAGAGTTTTTTGAAGAGTGAGAGTGAAGAACAGAAATCTAGACTTCATCAGAAAAGGGCTTTGTTAAATGCCAGCTGTCTGATTCtgtatattattttgttaaaatggttAATGTAGCACAGTTCATATTGTACACAGACAAACTgtaagggttagggcacacaggcatattcggggagattagttgccgagcaacaaatctcctcttcttcgggttgactaatcaccccaaactgcctcgcctgccttcccgccagcttaaatgtaaattgccggctgaATGGCACTCGTTTTccaaaattcggggagattagccgccccgaagaagaagagatttgtggGTGAGcaactaatctgcctgtgtgccctgacccttatactCAGTTTTTTATCTAGATTATAGAAATTAAATCTCTTGGTAACAGAAGGAAATGATGTTATTATATCTTGCTACATGTTTGTAGCACACAATCCATTTTACACTTTGCCATGGGAAGAAGGAGGCTAAATTTCCAGGGTAGTGAGAGCATGCATCACCTACAACTTATAacaattataacaaataattaggataaaataaaatagtaatatataCTATAGAACCTATACATACAGGTGTGGTGATCAGAAAGGAATTGAATACAATGATTTAGTGGCTACAAATGCTGATTTTAAATTACTCAAAATATTTAGCCACTATCTATATAGgctattctgctcagcagggacaaatatataaaatgtaccaaccaatgtatcaatttagaacagtttacgaGTCTGAGACCCCATCAATGAgcagcttcagaaagacataaaaaggtgaaaaatgatttacattttcccCCAAACTATTctactatatatttattacatgtgTAATTGTATACATTTAAGATGGTTTTATTATGACACAAATAACCCTAAACTGCAGTggattgttaaaggaacagtaatctcttatctgctgagtatcctttgccttttctccttttatagctatgaatggctgcccccatggctacacagcagcttgtttatataaaccatagtagagtttctgaagcaaacacatcagttttaccagtgcagggcagcagtacattatattatcattcctttaattTTTAGGTATTATTGTCTTCATTGTGTCCTTACTTCTCAGCCTAATTAATGTTTTACTTACACAAACTGTCAGTCACCTACAACTGGCGTCAGTGGTGTAACAAGCCAGCAATATGCAATGCTGAAGTGCCAAGAATCAGGACTGAACTAATTGCAGCATTAAAAACAGTTGGGTTGAGGCAGCAatataataaaccatttatagtttaaaaatcaaaagtaaaaaaacgcAATTTTAAAATTTAGTAACATTCGCTGAGCGTTGTTTGGTGGTTTGGTTGCTTGGGTATATGATTAGATTTTAGATGGCTTCACCAATCatatttactcttcattttcctattaggcatttttgctacaagttgtattggtgtgcctcattgttctgctttgatcttttgttgaaattcctgcttgtttaacgtggaaaacaataaaaacattttcaacagaAAAAACGCACTAAACCCTAATTAAAGCCgcttcattttaatcaattacTCAAAGATACCTTTTTAAGGAGGGTGTAAGTCCAAGATATGCACTACAATAAAAACACTTGCCTCGAAGCATGATGCATCTATTTCTCAAGAAATAGCTTAGTCAGGCCACTGAACCACTTCTACTGTAACCTGGCTAGTAAAGCAAAGATATACAAGTATTTATGCAATTTTACTGACTTATGCTGCTTTCTTCCCAtgaatttcattgaacttttccaagccataatatacagtatataatgtttgTCTTCAATTCTAGTACaatgcacatttataaataatgtattcagAGCCATCACACAGGTGAAGATCAGTGGAAGCTCAGCATTGGTTTAAACACTGCAACTTTATAAATAGGCATTTTATTTTACCCCCTGATTAGACATCACCCTAATGGTTGGATGTAAAATATAACTTtgccttaaaggtggccatagatttttttaatagatcttttcattatcctaaaaccaagcttatcttgaaattatCGTTTtaatcagcgtcggactgggccggcgaaACACCACATtttgtgggtagctgcctgcttggtcctgcaaacaattggataaTGGATACATTTCATTTTGAATGATGAATATTTTCTGCCTGCCCAATCGATTTATTGACCAATGTCAGATGAAAAATCATTCGGTGCAGGATccactaacctcatgataatttgacagatttgtcggattgcactaaaatcggtaaTATAAGGagagaaaataattttatcatttaatcattaatatTAGTGTACAGTGCTTAGAAAATTGGCTAGTCTCTTAGTTAATAGACTATTAAGCCACATGACAACTGTAATTAGATCATGAGCCATTAATAAGTCGCTGATGATTTATGATAATGattgaagcattttttttaactttacgtACTTGATGGGTGGGTTGGATATATCATTACTTAAAACAATATCGGTATtgtgtataaaattaaatttttatatatctggataaaaaaataaaaaaagggaaaaatggtTACTTCCATCACCAGGTCAAGTAACATTATAAACATAACATTTGTGTTAGCCTCTAGAATGATCCTGATTAAATATGCCCATTTAAAGCCAAAAAGCTTTATAGATATATCTGTATAAGAGCACACAGCTCAGGGTGTTAATTGTATCGACTTCTAAAGGTTCTTGAAATGTTTCACACTTATAACCTAGCAGAGATTCAGTAGCACAGGTGCTAATGCAACGCCTTTAGGGCTTCTCAGTTAGCAATCCTAAATAAAGTGTCAGAGTTAACCCTTGTTGTAGCAAAGACACCACCAGGATCTCAGTATACATGTCACATACCAATGGGGATTTAAAAGATTTACGGCTAATCAGAATAGATGTGTGTCTGTTGTTTCCTAAATGTGGGCTGTAGCTGAGATACGTGAACAGATTGGAAAGCCTAAGTGACTTCATGACAGCCAATGGGTTTGATGCTGTAAGTCAGACTCGGCAGAAGGGACTGATTGTGCAGTGAGTTGCTTCGCTAGCTGTGACTACAGTGTATCCCTCCCTCCCAACAACCTCACACACCAGGAGAGAGAGCCTTATTGGGAGCTGTCCAGTCCTGTGGTACTGAACTCCATGAAAAACAAACTTACAAAGCGGTTAGTAGCTGGAGGCTGAAAGTTTGGGATACAACGACTTTTGGCATTAGCAGGTTGTTGCTGAGAGGGAATCCCTAGCACCTGTGCAGCCAAAAATCTCTGTTTGGCATAGCCTGCACTCCTGGTGTTGGGCAAAGACTGTCAATGAGTTTCTAAATAAAACGGTTCCGCTGAACCTCAACACTGTAACAGTCAAGCGATTGTCTGATTTCATTTAAAAGACATTTCAGAAGAAAAATCTTAAGAAGATACATTTCAGCAATATGGCATTTATGGTGAAGACAATGGTAGGTGGGCAACTGAAGAACCTTACTGGAGGTCTTGGAGGACGAGAGGAAAAAGGAGAAGGAGATAAATCAGCAGCAGAAGCCCAAGGGATGACAAGAGAGGAGTATGAAGAGTACCAAAAGCAGCTTCTTGAAGAAAAGTAAGTATTTCAAATGTCAAATGTTCACTCCATTTACACACAGGCTTAGTTGTTCATATGCAGACTGATGCTATTTTACAATCTGCcaaatagaatttaattaaaagtagggaggggtgtgtgtatggatgctgggttttcatttggaggggttgaacttgatggactttgtcttttttcaacccaatttaactatgtaactatgtaactatgtaactttgtaagTAGCAAACTATAATATCCCTCTGGATGCCCCAAGACTAATAATGTAGAGACAATTAACAAAGCACTGATTTTAAAGTGAGCCAACAACTGGAAAAGCATTCCACTGCCTGTGAAAAATAACAGCAAACCTCTGGGTGTAAACTGAGCTATAGGAGGTATACAATACATACCTAGATCCACATGGCCATATAGCTTGTCAACAGAGTGTGCTACTGGGAGACTGAGCAGTAacaacagcaaatatatataataacttaATGCAGTAGTAACGCACAAGTGAAATGTAAACATTATACCAATTGACACAAAATTCTGAAAAGAAAGAATATCACACAAAGCAATGTAATTGTATTAGGCATCAACTACATGCATAAATAAGTAAGTATTGGAATGTGCATGTGACATAAAAAAACCCTTTAGTCTAGATACAACTCAAGAACATACACCCTAATtaattctaaaacatttttatatacttACAGTTATGACATTCTCAAAGGTGTAAAACCTACACAACCCTGACATATACCACCCATACCACGCTTAAATGTGAGGCCCTGCTGAACATTACAACGTACAGGGTTCAGATATTTTTAAATAGGTAatactttatttgttttcaagaacattaaacattcacaaacaataaacaattcTTTTACAATCACGTGTCTTTGTATTTGCTTTGCATTCTGTCTCATCTTTGCTCCCTCACTACaggttaattttatttaaaaaactattatctCATGACTGGATTACTTAAACATTTGCTATGTCGTTCATAGTTTGAATGCCAGGGCCCGACTCCCACCAAGGACTCCATATCTTATCAAATTTGCGGTCCGTACCTCTGGCTTCATGTGTGAGTTAAGTCATCGTTATAGCCTTGTTAACTAGTTTAATCCAGGGATGGGTCCCATCCAAtgcataataatacatttcttagcaTAATATAATTGTGGAAGATTGGCATTGCCCCACAGTGGCAGTGAAGGAGTTAGGAGTATGGGGTCTTTTTTAAGCTGTTTCAGGTCTTTACACCAGGCTCTGTGGGGTGTAGAGATGGAGGATGATAATTTGCCCATATCTGAGAGTTTGCGGTAGGGTAGGTTAGGCTTTCTAAGGATCCTGCTATATTGGCTTGCAATGCCATGTTGGGATTGTATGGATCAGGGTGGAACCACCAATGTAtgtaatacatttgtatataaataagtaagtaaataagtaatataATTGGAGGTTGGGTAGGGCTAGGCCTCCATCTTCTTTATCAGCCATGAGTTTCTCCCAGGCAATTCTCTGCACTTTTTGCTGCCATGTAAAGGGGAGAATCAAacgattgatttttttaaatacagatttGAGGATTTGAATTGGGGCATTGAGGAGGTGGTATAAGAGTTTAGGAAGGTATATCATCTTAATAAGATTTATTATCCCCCATAACATGAGGGGAAGTTTTGGAGGTCAGCCTCAAGATTTGAAATTATCGGGTTAAGGTTGGTCTGTAAAAATCTGGTGAGGTCCACTTGTACATTGAGTCCAAGGTACTTAAACTCCTGTACCCACATTAGCGGAGCATTGGGGGGGGGAGGATAGGGGTGGTCTGGTTATCAACAGGGAATAGCAGGTATTTGTAGGGTTCAGATATTTACTGGGCCATTCAAAAGACTCAGATAACCAATGCTTCCAAACCAAAAGGTTGCTGGCAGCAAATGGGTTAATCTCCTTAATTCCCATTTATGTGGATGCCTGTTAGCTTAATCCAGAGTTCCgtacatttctattttattgtcTCCAGTCGTAAACATTCCTAAACATAATCCTCCCATCTGCCAGACACTATCCCCCTCCCCATGGTGTGTTCTCAACTAACTGCTGGATTATTTGAAGAGGACAGACATGGGGATGAGATGTGTTATTTTACACACTGGGGTGAACAGGGAATAGCAGGCCTGTTATCATAAGGATGTAACAAAAGATAAGAAAACAAACATAGAGAATGAAAATAGTAATATACATAGAACAAATGTCACTTACCAGAGTAAAGAATTAATAAACCGAAGACAGGGGGAGTAAAAGCCTTTAATAATACAAAATGGTATACAGTATAATCCCATACAGAGATATAATCAGTTACCACAACATAACACAGCAAACCAAAAAAATCCTAATGTGTAATAACAATATCTAGCTCACTTCTGTGCATTTGTGCATTTTGTGCATTTGTGCATTTGTGAACGGTGTAATTATGAAAGCTCGAACTGAAAGATTAGAACTAAATCAATTACAAAGGTCCAATAATGAGCAGAAGGATAGAATGACATAAAAGCCTAGGTAGCAACCTGCAGAGAGGGCACAGCCAATATTTCAGCTTTAAGGCGATGTATTATAATTTACAGAAGCCTTAGCTAGAGACTAGCTAGGACAGTAATGTAAACACAATTGAGGTGATCACTGTTCTGAAATTCCATAATTAAAAGAGTAAAAACAAACCCCAATAGAGAACGCTGAAATGCATTTACTGACATCTTGGGAAATAATAACATTTGGTGGCAAATCCTAACTTGAAGTACTCCCTAGCAATACCCCTTAGCTACCATTCAGAGTTATGCTTTGTCATCCTAAAATACCAATAATATCATAATTGTGAAACATATATCATGTATAGCCTGTGCCACCTGCACCACCACTCACTGGTTGATCTATAGCCCCAGACTTATATCTCAAGGGAGGCAATTGTTGCTGCATCAAGAAAGCACCAGCATACCAGGCAGTTAACATTGTGTAAGGAACCATTATGAGCAAATAAACAACCACTAACACACATTCTTCGTATGCTTCTACAAACTTAATCAGGGGTAACCTATGATTTAGTAAACCTTAGAGCTATAAACACAACATGCGTTATGCTTGACAAGGAGAGCCATCTTAATAATATTGGAGCCTCAAAAAAAGGCTATTAAGCATTGGAATAATTCTCTGTTATTTGAAGTTGAAAACAGAGGTGGAGTAAACTATAGTCAGATGGAAGATGATTTTACAAggtgaatataaatataagtaatgGAGAATAGCAAAAGGCTGTGATTGAAAAGTCAAAGTGAATGAGAAATAGGatcaaaatgaaaaaagtgtgtaaaaaaaatatgtgagaAGGGGGATGAAGCTCAGACACCTCTTAATTAACAAGCAAAGtgacatttttattgtaaaaatatgaattaatgaacagcagcactttcCCGTTAACATGTCATCTTAGGAGGAAGTCTCTTATCTGTGAGCTCCTGCAAAGcacaattaataaattaaatataataggaAGGACCGATTAACTCCCCTTTACACAGTCTATAATCTTCCTCTTAGCATTATTGCTGTTTGCTGTAAAGACCCCTAAGGAGCTTTTCCAGGCATACCTCCGCAGACTCAGTATATTAAATTTAGGGGTAGTCCAAGATTAAAGAATATATTGCATCAGGCCCAATGAATGGTATTTCTGagatttatttctggtgaatcaCCCTTGCTTGTCCAGGAAAGACTGGAACCACACGTCATCTGAGAAACTATTAGTAGTATCAGGTCAAAGTGTTCTGAGGTTAGACAGCTCAACTAAGCCTTTAAGAATGTTTCTACTACTAAACTGTTGTCTCTTTGGGACAGACACTCTAACCTACTGAACTTCACTATCCATAGGCCGATTCTCTGTGTCTGTTTGCAGGTCTCTTAAGAAATATGATTGAACTGGAGAAATTGGTGTAAAATGTTAAATGGACTCAGATTTTTATTCCCAAACGATCCTCCAAATGATTTGATAGTCAGACTCTTCAACAGGTTggtggagtagccatctccacagcaGTAACACTATCTGACTATCAAGTCATTTAGAGGATCGTTTTGGACCCCTAAGGTCTTTCCTCTGGTGCAAGGAAggacttgcaccagaggaaggaccttagggctccgaaacatgtagtgcatcAATACAAACTACATTATTTATATCTTGAAAACTCTCCAGTTTCCTTCATGCTTTGTGTAAAATGTTAAACCCTTCAAGAGCTACATAACATACTACTATTTCACACAAACATGTGAtccttatgtttatatataataatgcttTATATGATCAAGATACTGTGAAAGTCACTTATTACCTACTAGTCAATTTCATAACTTTCAACGCAGAGATGAAAGCCCCagaatgaatttaaaaaacacacacacaagggaaGGCATATtgaaacacccatgtgtaagagacCATACATATTTGGACACctgttaaaatttaaaaaaaaatcactataggTTTGGTTAGATATTTATTGATCAATATTTTTAGGCAAGGGATTTAGGACTGGAAACTATTTTAAAATTGACAATTTTGAACTTATTCGCCCCATCCAGGATGGAGAGGGATGCTTTGTACACACAGCGCAAGGCTGAGAGAGCGACACTTCGAAGCCACTTCAGAGAAAAGTACCGCCTCCCCAAGGTAAAGAACTGTCTACTAAGCAAATAGCCTTCAGATAGGTACAGAGAAAGCACATTTGATTATGTTTAAATTGCTGAATTTAAAATGAATAGTATTAGGTTTCATTCTCCCTTAAGGGCCTTTTCTCCTTAGTAAATGCAGAGATTACTATTTTTATGGTTTCTTGCTACCACTACCAGTCGTGCCCATAGTAAAAATCATATGCACAGgtgtatatgtatttttcaatatttaaatggaggtgtgttcagaataatagcagtgtgttttaaaaaagtgaataaagctcaaaatccttataatagcttttattttcatacacGTAAATGCATCGGGAactctgcacattctattccaaatcaaaacatgaagaaacatgtatcaaatttgtgttacccctttacagaaagtgaagggGAATATTAggatgttccaaaaaatagcagtaacTGCATTCTTCGttacaaactcattcactgtataaactgaaaaatgtttcaagattttgctttcctttgaatcattgaactaatatttagttgtataaccagtgtttctgagaactgctgcacatctgtgttacatggagtccactaacctctggcacctgttacattccacaattcttctgcatttcttggttttgcctcagcatttttatgtcaccccacaagttttctattggattaaccctttaaatgccacagatcgtagaatctacgttctgtggcaaaggtacttgaaatgccacagaacgtagattctacgttctgcagcacttccgggttcagaagcggaggagcggctgttagagccgctcgctccgttcctgctcgatcccctgcccctaggcaacgagcagagcaggggatcgagtggcccctggggcgcgatcgcccaggggcccaaaaacagcagcaggcacgtgttacttacgtgtcctgctgctgcagcctgcaccggatcgacgatctccgcccccacagcacacagacaggaaccacgaggcagatgtcttccagggagtcttcctgatcgcctgcaacagtctccagcgattttttcaggtta
Coding sequences:
- the lman1l.S gene encoding complexin-3, giving the protein MAFMVKTMVGGQLKNLTGGLGGREEKGEGDKSAAEAQGMTREEYEEYQKQLLEEKMERDALYTQRKAERATLRSHFREKYRLPKNDFDDAQIQLAGGDVDLPKELAKMIEEEHEEEEGKLSVIGQLTSIQNLDLESIKGKAQSTLDDLKESAEKCIVM